From Demequina capsici, one genomic window encodes:
- the rpsO gene encoding 30S ribosomal protein S15 — MPLDAAVKKSIMAEYATSEGDTGSPEVQVALLSARISDLTEHLKEHKHDHHSRRGLLLLVGRRRNLLNYLAKVDIDRYRKLIERLGLRR, encoded by the coding sequence GTGCCGCTCGACGCAGCAGTGAAGAAGTCCATCATGGCCGAGTACGCCACCAGCGAGGGCGACACCGGTTCGCCCGAGGTCCAGGTCGCTCTCCTGAGCGCCCGCATCTCCGACCTCACCGAGCACCTCAAGGAGCACAAGCACGACCACCACTCGCGTCGTGGCCTGCTGCTGCTCGTCGGTCGCCGTCGCAACCTGCTCAACTACCTTGCGAAGGTCGACATCGACCGCTACCGCAAGCTGATCGAGCGCCTCGGTCTGCGCCGCTAA
- a CDS encoding polyribonucleotide nucleotidyltransferase, translating to MEGPEIQFAEAVIDNGSFGKRVVRFETGRLAQQAAGSVAAYLDGETMLLSATTAGKHPRDGFDFFPLTVDVEERSYAAGKIPGSFFRREGRPSTDAILTCRLIDRPLRPTFVSGLRNEVQVVITVLAINPDDAYDTLAINASSASTQLSGLPFTGPIAGVRIALIDGQWVAFPKYSQKERAVFDMVVAGRIAGDDVAIMMVEAEATDDAFNLISEGAQAPTEEVVAQGLEAAKPFLKALCEAQIELAQKAAKETVEFPRFLDYEDDVLEAVDAFAGGKLAEALTIADKQTRETRLDEVKAETLAQFADTFEGREKEVSAAVRSVTKKSVRQRILKDGVRIDGRGLRDIRPLSAEVGPIPRVHGSAIFERGETQIMGVTTLNMLKMEQQIDSYNPETRKRYMHHYNFPPFSTGETGRVGSPKRREIGHGALAERALVPVLPSREDFPYAIRQVSEALGSNGSTSMGSVCASTLSMLNAGVPLRAPVAGIAMGLVSDTVDGETRYAALTDILGAEDAFGDMDFKVAGTSEFVTAIQLDTKLDGIPASVLAGALTQAKEARLHILDVMAQAISEPDEMSPFAPRIITVRVPVDKIGEVIGPKGKMINQIQDDTGADISIEDDGTVFIGAVDGPSAEAARDAINAIANPHMPEVGERFVGTVVKTVAFGAFISLSPGKDGLLHISQIRKLVGGKRVENVEDVLAVGQKIQVEITEIDPRGKLSLGVVEEAGAEAAAE from the coding sequence ATGGAGGGTCCCGAGATCCAGTTCGCTGAAGCCGTCATCGACAACGGCTCGTTCGGCAAGCGCGTCGTGCGCTTCGAGACCGGCCGCCTCGCACAGCAGGCCGCCGGTTCCGTCGCCGCCTACCTCGACGGTGAGACGATGCTGCTGTCCGCCACCACCGCCGGCAAGCACCCCCGCGACGGCTTCGACTTCTTCCCGCTGACGGTGGACGTCGAGGAGCGCTCGTACGCCGCCGGCAAGATCCCCGGCTCGTTCTTCCGTCGTGAGGGCCGCCCGTCCACGGACGCGATCCTCACGTGCCGCCTGATCGACCGCCCGCTGCGCCCCACCTTCGTGTCCGGCCTGCGCAACGAGGTCCAGGTCGTCATCACGGTCCTGGCGATCAACCCCGACGACGCGTACGACACGCTCGCGATCAACGCCTCGTCGGCGTCGACGCAGCTGTCGGGCCTGCCGTTCACCGGCCCCATCGCGGGTGTGCGCATCGCGCTCATCGACGGCCAGTGGGTCGCGTTCCCCAAGTACTCCCAGAAGGAGCGCGCGGTCTTCGACATGGTCGTGGCCGGCCGCATCGCTGGTGACGACGTCGCCATCATGATGGTCGAGGCCGAGGCCACCGACGACGCCTTCAACCTGATCTCGGAGGGTGCGCAGGCGCCCACCGAGGAGGTCGTGGCCCAGGGCCTCGAGGCCGCGAAGCCCTTCCTGAAGGCGCTGTGCGAGGCTCAGATCGAGCTCGCCCAGAAGGCCGCCAAGGAGACCGTGGAGTTCCCGCGCTTCCTCGACTACGAGGACGACGTCCTCGAGGCGGTTGACGCGTTCGCCGGCGGCAAGCTCGCCGAGGCGCTGACGATCGCCGACAAGCAGACCCGCGAGACCCGTCTCGACGAGGTCAAGGCGGAGACGCTCGCGCAGTTCGCGGACACCTTCGAGGGTCGCGAGAAGGAGGTGTCGGCCGCTGTCCGGTCCGTCACCAAGAAGTCGGTGCGCCAGCGCATCCTGAAGGACGGCGTCCGCATCGACGGCCGTGGCCTGCGTGACATCCGTCCGCTGTCTGCCGAGGTCGGTCCGATCCCGCGCGTGCACGGCTCGGCGATCTTCGAGCGTGGCGAGACCCAGATCATGGGCGTCACGACGCTGAACATGCTCAAGATGGAGCAGCAGATCGACTCGTACAACCCCGAGACCCGCAAGCGCTACATGCACCACTACAACTTCCCGCCCTTCTCCACGGGCGAGACCGGTCGTGTGGGCTCCCCGAAGCGCCGCGAGATCGGCCACGGCGCGCTCGCCGAGCGTGCGCTCGTGCCGGTGCTGCCGTCGCGTGAGGACTTCCCGTACGCGATCCGTCAGGTCTCCGAGGCCCTCGGCTCCAACGGCTCCACCTCGATGGGCTCGGTCTGCGCCTCGACGCTGTCCATGCTCAACGCGGGCGTGCCGCTGCGCGCCCCTGTTGCGGGCATCGCCATGGGCCTCGTGTCCGACACGGTTGACGGTGAGACCCGCTACGCGGCGCTGACCGACATCCTCGGTGCGGAGGACGCCTTCGGCGACATGGACTTCAAGGTCGCCGGTACGTCCGAGTTCGTCACCGCCATCCAGCTCGACACCAAGCTCGACGGCATCCCTGCCTCGGTGCTCGCTGGCGCGCTCACCCAGGCCAAGGAGGCCCGCCTCCACATCCTGGACGTGATGGCTCAGGCCATCTCCGAGCCCGACGAGATGAGCCCGTTCGCCCCGCGCATCATCACCGTCCGCGTGCCGGTCGACAAGATCGGCGAGGTCATCGGCCCCAAGGGCAAGATGATCAACCAGATCCAGGACGACACGGGCGCCGACATCTCCATCGAGGACGACGGCACCGTGTTCATCGGCGCCGTGGACGGCCCGTCGGCCGAGGCTGCGCGCGACGCGATCAACGCCATCGCGAACCCGCACATGCCCGAGGTCGGCGAGCGCTTCGTCGGCACCGTCGTCAAGACGGTCGCCTTCGGCGCGTTCATCTCCCTGTCGCCCGGCAAGGACGGTCTTCTGCACATCTCGCAGATCCGCAAGCTGGTGGGCGGCAAGCGCGTGGAGAACGTCGAGGACGTCCTCGCCGTGGGTCAGAAGATCCAGGTCGAGATCACCGAGATCGACCCGCGCGGCAAGCTGTCGCTCGGCGTCGTCGAGGAGGCCGGAGCCGAGGCCGCGGCCGAGTAG
- a CDS encoding M16 family metallopeptidase, producing the protein MPHVLPLVAPSSVGSSVTIEQDHGAVIRRSILPGGVRVFTETIPGMRSATIGAWFGVGSRDETDEHAGSTHFLEHLLFKGTSRRSALDIAEAFDRVGGESNALTGKEYTCYYARVIDEDLPMAVDVILDMVTSARLDQSDFDMERGVILEEIAMNEDDPGDVIHERFAEAVLGGHPLGRPIGGTPAIIESVSRDAVWEHYRQHYGPSTLIVTAAGGVDHDVVCGLVATALATGGWDLTSSVAPAGRRDAGAAVEASHTPVIDVVRSELEQAHLLLGTRGFASTDDRRNTLAVYNAILGGGMSSRLFQEIREKRGLTYTVYSFGAPSAETGLFGVYAACTPAKAPEVERLMAAELERMAEGVTDAELERAKGQIAGSMVLRLEDSYSRMSRLGKAEMAFGELWSIGEMLDQVHAVTAADVVRLATEIASRERAIVRVGPQR; encoded by the coding sequence ATGCCTCACGTCCTGCCGCTGGTGGCGCCGTCGTCCGTAGGGAGCTCGGTCACGATCGAGCAGGACCATGGGGCGGTGATCCGGCGCTCGATCCTCCCAGGGGGGGTGCGGGTCTTCACCGAGACCATCCCGGGCATGCGGTCAGCGACGATCGGCGCGTGGTTCGGCGTCGGATCCCGCGACGAGACCGACGAGCATGCGGGCTCCACCCACTTCCTCGAGCATCTCCTGTTCAAGGGGACCTCACGCAGGAGCGCCCTCGACATCGCGGAGGCGTTCGACCGCGTCGGCGGGGAGTCCAACGCGCTCACCGGCAAGGAGTACACCTGCTACTACGCGCGGGTCATCGATGAGGACCTGCCCATGGCTGTCGACGTGATCCTCGACATGGTGACGTCCGCGCGGCTGGACCAGTCCGACTTCGACATGGAGCGTGGCGTGATCCTCGAGGAGATCGCCATGAACGAGGACGATCCTGGCGATGTGATCCACGAGCGCTTCGCCGAGGCGGTGCTCGGCGGGCATCCGCTGGGCCGTCCGATCGGGGGCACGCCGGCCATCATCGAGTCCGTCTCCCGCGACGCCGTGTGGGAGCACTACCGCCAGCACTACGGGCCGTCCACGCTGATCGTCACCGCCGCAGGCGGCGTGGACCACGACGTCGTCTGCGGACTGGTGGCGACGGCGCTCGCGACAGGCGGGTGGGATCTCACCAGCTCCGTGGCACCGGCGGGCAGGCGAGACGCCGGCGCGGCGGTCGAGGCCTCCCACACGCCCGTGATCGACGTGGTCCGCTCCGAGCTCGAGCAGGCGCACCTGCTGCTGGGCACCCGCGGTTTCGCCTCGACCGATGACCGGCGCAACACCCTCGCGGTCTACAACGCGATCCTGGGCGGCGGGATGAGCTCGCGGCTGTTCCAGGAGATCCGCGAGAAGCGAGGACTGACCTACACCGTGTACTCCTTCGGCGCTCCGAGCGCGGAGACCGGCCTGTTCGGCGTCTACGCCGCGTGCACGCCGGCGAAGGCTCCAGAGGTCGAACGCCTGATGGCGGCAGAGCTGGAGCGCATGGCCGAGGGCGTCACGGACGCCGAGCTCGAGCGCGCCAAGGGCCAGATCGCCGGGTCGATGGTGCTGAGGCTCGAGGACTCGTACTCGCGGATGTCGCGCCTCGGCAAGGCCGAGATGGCGTTCGGCGAGCTGTGGTCGATCGGGGAGATGCTGGACCAGGTGCACGCCGTGACGGCGGCCGACGTCGTGCGCCTCGCCACCGAGATCGCCTCCCGGGAGCGCGCGATCGTGCGCGTCGGTCCTCAGCGCTGA
- a CDS encoding bifunctional riboflavin kinase/FAD synthetase yields MTDMQVWRALDEVPSDLGPTVVTIGNFDGVHRGHRAVLTRMVADARERGMRAAAITFDPHPRAVHDPAHPPELITGVEDRLERLAQTGLDGVLLLRYTLDFAQQTPEDFVRTHLVDGLGAAVVVVGRDTKFGRGNAGDVDTMRELGSKLGFEVEVLADAGDTDARGRRWSSTWVRELLEDGRVHDAEDVLGCPHRLRGTVVHGDKLGRTIGFPTANIAVDAGMIPRHGVYAGWLTVLDGGGNPRAAERLGVRMPAAISLGINYTVGGDSLRVEAYVIDGVDLDLYDARVALDLVAWRRPMLDFGSVEALTDALAEDVAWSRDALGVPAR; encoded by the coding sequence ATGACCGACATGCAGGTGTGGCGCGCGCTCGACGAGGTCCCTTCGGACCTGGGGCCCACCGTGGTGACCATCGGGAACTTCGACGGCGTCCATCGGGGGCATCGTGCCGTGCTCACCCGCATGGTGGCGGACGCGCGAGAGCGCGGCATGCGGGCCGCGGCGATCACGTTCGACCCCCACCCTCGCGCGGTTCACGACCCTGCGCACCCTCCGGAGCTCATCACCGGCGTGGAGGATCGGCTCGAGCGGCTTGCCCAGACCGGCCTCGACGGCGTCCTGCTCCTTCGGTACACGCTCGACTTCGCTCAGCAGACGCCGGAGGACTTCGTCCGCACGCACCTCGTCGACGGCTTGGGAGCCGCAGTGGTCGTGGTGGGCAGGGACACGAAGTTCGGGCGCGGAAACGCGGGTGACGTCGACACGATGCGCGAGCTGGGCTCGAAGCTCGGCTTCGAGGTCGAGGTCCTTGCCGACGCGGGAGACACCGACGCGCGGGGCCGACGCTGGTCGTCCACGTGGGTGCGCGAGCTGCTCGAGGACGGGCGCGTGCACGACGCCGAGGACGTGCTGGGTTGCCCGCACCGTCTGCGGGGCACCGTGGTGCACGGCGACAAGCTGGGGCGCACGATCGGCTTCCCCACCGCGAACATCGCGGTGGATGCGGGCATGATCCCCAGGCACGGCGTGTACGCGGGATGGCTGACGGTGCTGGACGGGGGCGGGAACCCGCGGGCCGCTGAGCGGCTCGGCGTGAGGATGCCGGCGGCGATCAGCCTGGGCATCAACTACACCGTCGGAGGTGACTCGCTGCGGGTGGAGGCGTACGTGATCGACGGCGTGGACCTCGATCTGTACGACGCACGCGTGGCGCTGGACCTCGTGGCGTGGCGGCGTCCCATGCTCGACTTCGGGTCCGTCGAGGCGTTGACGGATGCGCTTGCCGAGGACGTGGCATGGTCGCGCGACGCGCTGGGCGTCCCCGCGCGCTGA